Proteins found in one Nitrosopumilus maritimus SCM1 genomic segment:
- a CDS encoding VOC family protein has translation MNKVVHFEIPFDDESRAQKFYQDVFGWQITKFPEMDYYLATTTPSDENMKPKEPGAINGGLLKKDPTGEHPVIVIDVPSVDEHISKVESAGGKTIMPKIQVGDFGLYARVADTEGNVIGIWQTLKAC, from the coding sequence ATGAACAAAGTTGTACATTTTGAGATTCCTTTTGATGATGAATCTCGAGCACAAAAGTTCTACCAAGATGTTTTTGGTTGGCAAATAACCAAATTTCCTGAAATGGATTACTATCTTGCCACTACTACTCCAAGTGATGAGAACATGAAACCAAAGGAACCTGGTGCCATCAATGGTGGTCTACTAAAAAAAGATCCTACGGGAGAACACCCTGTAATTGTAATTGATGTTCCATCCGTAGATGAACACATTTCAAAAGTAGAGTCTGCTGGAGGTAAAACAATAATGCCAAAAATACAAGTTGGAGATTTTGGTTTGTATGCTAGAGTTGCTGATACTGAAGGAAACGTAATAGGAATTTGGCAAACTCTCAAAGCATGCTGA